Below is a genomic region from Planctomycetia bacterium.
GCCGGATGCCGATCCTCGGCGTCTGCCTCGGACACCAGTCGATCGGGCAGGTGTTCGGCGGGAAGATCGTCCGGGCGCGGCGGCTGATGCATGGCAAGGTCGACCGCATCGAGCACGCGGGGGCGGGACTGTTCACGGGGCTCGCGAGCCCGCTGGAGGCGACCCGGTACCACAGCCTCGTCATCGATCCGCCGACGCTGCCGGCGGAGTTCGCCGTCGACGCCTGGTCGACGGCTCCGGATGGGTCGCGCGAGATCATGGCGATTCGCCATCGAACACTCCCGGTGTTCGGCGTGCAGTTCCACCCCGAGAGTTTTCTCACCCCCGCCGGCCATGACCTGCTGGCGGCGTTTCTCGGCCGCCGCTCCCCGGCGCCGGTCGGCTCCAGCGTGACCGCGGCGCCATGATCGATCTCGCCGCCGCCATCGACCTCGTGGAGCGGACGGCGGCGCCGCTGCCGCCGCGCCGGCAGCGGCTCCTCGATGCCTGCGGGGCCGTGCTCGGCGCGCCGGTCGTCGCGGACTGCGATTCCCCCCCCTGGG
It encodes:
- the pabA gene encoding glutamine amidotransferase — protein: MILLIDNYDSFTWNLVQRFGEIAPDLPVEVVRNDGIGCADIAARAPAFLVISPGPCTPDEAGISCDAIRRFAGRMPILGVCLGHQSIGQVFGGKIVRARRLMHGKVDRIEHAGAGLFTGLASPLEATRYHSLVIDPPTLPAEFAVDAWSTAPDGSREIMAIRHRTLPVFGVQFHPESFLTPAGHDLLAAFLGRRSPAPVGSSVTAAP